A window of Candidatus Obscuribacterales bacterium genomic DNA:
GGGCTTTGAAATCAGCTACGGCTTCGGGGGTGGTCAAACGCACATCTTCGAAGGCAATCCCTTTCTCGTTGAGCAGATTCACCGCTCGCAGACCCCAGGGGCATTCGTGCTCAGCGGTAGACATGCGGTAGAGGGTGACAGAGGACGGAAGCCCGCTATTGGTTTTGTGTTTGGTCGTAATTGTTGTGGTCATAGGTTCACCTTGCTAGGGCCAAAGGACATCAAAAATTCGAATAAACATACCCTAAAGTCTACAGCGAGCTATAGAGTCAATAGGTCAACTGCAAAAAAGCGAAGATTGTTTTGGCTCTTGACCCTATAGCCAGCTAAAAGGTTTAAGGTTAAAGGAGAGTCTATGGAGAGAAAACCTATGGCCGTTGTTACCGGCTTAAAAATTGGCGAAGTCTCAAAGCAGACAGGCGTTGCCGTAGGTGGCCTGCGCTATTACGAGAGTCTGGGGCTGATTCAGTCTGAGCGGGGTGAAAACAGCTATCGCTACTATCCTCCAGAAACTGTACACCAGGTACAATTCATCAAAAAAGCTCAATCTCTGGGGTTTTCCCTGGAGGACATTGGCGAGGTGCTGACGGTGCACCACCGGGGCGATGTGCCCTGCGAGTTTGTGCAATCCCTTTTGCAGGGCAAGATTCAGCAGCTCGAGGCTCAGATCCAAGAGATGGTGGCTTTTAAGACCGACCTGGAGCAATATCGCGATCGCTGGGCTGCCCATCATCCCCGCCCTCAGCCCGGAGGCATTTGCCCGCTGATCGAGACAGTGTCATTAACTCATTGAATTTCAGGGCTACGTCTATGAAACTTCCCACCTCTTCCCGCAATGCTATACGCGAACTTGACCGGGTCGTAGCTAAAGTCATCAAAACTGTTGAGTCTGCCCAAACCGTCGAAAAAGAGACCTTTGAGCGTCTGCTGGATGGCATTATTCTTCAGGTTGCCAGAAATCGTCGGTTAG
This region includes:
- a CDS encoding heavy metal-responsive transcriptional regulator, producing the protein MAVVTGLKIGEVSKQTGVAVGGLRYYESLGLIQSERGENSYRYYPPETVHQVQFIKKAQSLGFSLEDIGEVLTVHHRGDVPCEFVQSLLQGKIQQLEAQIQEMVAFKTDLEQYRDRWAAHHPRPQPGGICPLIETVSLTH